From the genome of Pygocentrus nattereri isolate fPygNat1 chromosome 25, fPygNat1.pri, whole genome shotgun sequence, one region includes:
- the LOC119262456 gene encoding high choriolytic enzyme 1-like has product MEPTASLSILALLLLGLSQAVPLMETQHVDITRNILTINNGSRELLVEGDIVLPRTRNALVCPSNNCFWKKSSNGLVLVPFTVSNDFSSSDRSVIAGAMATFHSKTCIRFVSRTFEADYLSIQSRDGCYSAVGRQGGVQVVSLSRNGCVYHGIAQHELNHALGFYHEHTRSDRDRYVRINWANISPTMQYNFNKENTNNLNTPYDYSSVMHYGKTAFSINGQDTITPIPDPSVPIGQRVDLSAIDIKRINILYNC; this is encoded by the exons ATGGAGCCCACagcctctctctccattctagCCCTGCTGCTGCTCGGCCTCTCGCAGGCTGTGCCTCTCATGGAGACTCAGCATGTGGACATCACAagaaacattctgacaatcaaCAACG GATCCAGGGAACTgttggtggagggagacatagTTTTACCAAGAACCAGGAATGCTCTGGTCTGCCCCAGCAACAACTGCTTTTGGAAGAAGTCCTCAAATGGCTTAGTGCTGGTGCCTTTCACAGTGAGCAATGATTTCT CTTCCTCTGACAGGTCTGTTATTGCCGGCGCCATGGCGACCTTCCACAGCAAAACCTGCATTCGCTTTGTTTCCAGAACCTTTGAAGCTGACTACCTCAGCATTCAGAGCAGAGATGG GTGCTACTCTGCAGTGGGCAGACAAGGTGGAGTGCAGGTGGTCTCCCTCAGCAGGAACGGCTGTGTGTACCACGGCATTGCCCAGCACGAGCTGAACCATGCGCTGGGTTTCTACCACGAGCATACCAGGAGTGACCGTGACCGCTACGTGAGGATCAACTGGGCAAACATCTCACCAACAATGCAGTACAATTTCAACAAGGAGAACACCAACAACCTCAACACACCGTACGATTACTCCTCCGTGATGCACTATGGGAAAACGGCTTTCTCCATCAACGGGCAGGACACCATCACTCCTATTCCTGATCCATCAGTGCCGATCGGACAGAGAGTGGACCTCTCCGCCATTGACATCAAGAGGATCAACATTCTCTACAATTGCTGA
- the LOC108420910 gene encoding high choriolytic enzyme 1-like, with translation MEPTASLSILALLLLGLSQAVPLMETQHVDITRNILTINNGSRELLVEGDIVLPRTRNALVCPSNNCFWKKSSNGLVLVPFTVSNDFSSSDRSVIAGAMATFHSKTCIRFVSRTFEADYLSIQSRDGCYSAVGRQGGVQVVSLSRNGCVYHGIAQHELNHALGFYHEHTRSDRDRYVRINWANISPTMQYNFNKENTNNLNTPYDYSSVMHYGKTAFSINGQETITPIPDPSVPIGQRVDLSAIDIKRINILYNC, from the exons ATGGAGCCCACagcctctctctccattctagCCCTGCTGCTGCTCGGCCTCTCGCAGGCTGTGCCTCTCATGGAGACTCAGCATGTGGACATCACAagaaacattctgacaatcaaCAACG GATCCAGGGAACTgttggtggagggagacatagTTTTACCAAGAACCAGGAATGCTCTGGTCTGCCCCAGCAACAACTGCTTTTGGAAGAAGTCCTCAAATGGCTTAGTGCTGGTGCCTTTCACAGTGAGCAATGATTTCT CTTCCTCTGACAGGTCTGTCATTGCCGGCGCCATGGCGACCTTCCACAGCAAAACCTGCATTCGCTTTGTTTCCAGAACCTTTGAAGCTGACTACCTCAGCATTCAGAGCAGAGATGG GTGCTACTCTGCAGTGGGCAGACAAGGTGGAGTGCAGGTGGTCTCCCTCAGCAGGAACGGCTGTGTGTACCACGGCATTGCCCAGCACGAGCTGAACCATGCGCTGGGTTTCTACCACGAGCATACCAGGAGTGACCGTGACCGCTACGTGAGGATCAACTGGGCAAACATCTCACCAACAATGCAGTACAATTTCAACAAGGAGAACACCAACAACCTCAACACACCGTACGATTACTCCTCCGTGATGCACTATGGGAAAACGGCTTTCTCCATCAACGGGCAGGAGACCATCACTCCTATTCCTGATCCATCAGTGCCGATCGGACAGAGAGTGGACCTCTCCGCCATTGACATCAAGAGGATCAACATTCTCTACAATTGCTGA
- the LOC119262460 gene encoding LOW QUALITY PROTEIN: high choriolytic enzyme 1-like (The sequence of the model RefSeq protein was modified relative to this genomic sequence to represent the inferred CDS: substituted 1 base at 1 genomic stop codon): MEPTASLSILALLLLGLXQAVPLMETQHVDITRNILTINNGSRELLVEGDIVLPRTRNALVCPSNNCFWKKSSNGLVLVPFTVSNDFSSSDRSVIAGAMATFHSKTCIRFVSRTFEADYLSIQSRDGCYSAVGRQGGVQVVSLSRNGCVYHGIAQHELNHALGFYHEHTRSDRDRYVRINWANISPTMQYNFNKENTNNLNTPYDYSSVMHYGKTAFSINGQDTITPIPDPSVPIGQRVDLSAIDIKRINILYNC; this comes from the exons ATGGAGCCCACagcctctctctccattctagCCCTGCTGCTGCTCGGCCTCTAGCAGGCTGTGCCTCTCATGGAGACTCAGCATGTGGACATCACAagaaacattctgacaatcaaCAACG GATCCAGGGAACTgttggtggagggagacatagTTTTACCAAGAACCAGGAATGCTCTGGTCTGCCCCAGTAACAACTGCTTTTGGAAGAAGTCCTCAAATGGCTTAGTGCTGGTGCCTTTCACAGTGAGCAATGATTTCT CTTCCTCTGACAGGTCTGTCATTGCCGGCGCCATGGCGACCTTCCACAGCAAAACCTGCATTCGCTTTGTTTCCAGAACCTTTGAAGCTGACTACCTCAGCATTCAGAGCAGAGATGG GTGCTACTCTGCAGTGGGCAGACAAGGTGGAGTGCAGGTGGTCTCCCTCAGCAGGAACGGCTGTGTGTACCACGGCATTGCCCAGCACGAGCTGAACCACGCGCTGGGTTTCTACCACGAGCATACCAGGAGTGACCGCGACCGCTACGTGAGGATCAACTGGGCAAACATCTCACCAACAATGCAGTACAATTTCAACAAGGAGAACACCAACAACCTCAACACACCGTACGATTACTCCTCCGTGATGCACTATGGGAAAACGGCTTTCTCCATCAACGGGCAGGACACCATCACTCCTATTCCTGATCCATCAGTGCCGATCGGACAGAGAGTGGACCTCTCCGCCATTGACATCAAGAGGATCAACATTCTCTACAATTGCTGA
- the LOC108416523 gene encoding high choriolytic enzyme 1-like — MEPTASLSILALLLLGLSQAVPLMETQHVDITRNILTINNGSRERLVEGDIVLPRTRNALVCPSNNCFWKKSSNGLVLVPFTVSNDFSFSDRSVIAGAMATFHSKTCIRFVSRTFEADYLSIQSRDGCYSAVGRQGGVQVVSLSRNGCVYHGIAQHELNHALGFYHEHTRSDRDYYVRINWANISPTMQYNFNKENTNNLNTPYDYSSVMHYGKTAFSINGQDTITPIPDPSVPIGQRVDLSAIDIKRINILYNC, encoded by the exons ATGGAGCCCACagcctctctctccattctagCCCTGCTGCTGCTCGGCCTCTCGCAGGCTGTGCCTCTCATGGAGACTCAGCATGTGGACATCACAagaaacattctgacaatcaaCAATG GATCCAGGGAACGattggtggagggagacatagTTTTACCAAGAACCAGGAATGCTCTGGTCTGCCCCAGCAACAACTGCTTTTGGAAGAAGTCCTCAAATGGCTTAGTGCTGGTGCCTTTCACAGTGAGCAATGATTTCT CATTCTCTGACAGGTCTGTCATTGCCGGCGCCATGGCGACCTTCCACAGCAAAACCTGCATTCGCTTTGTTTCCAGAACCTTTGAAGCTGACTACCTCAGCATTCAGAGCAGAGATGG GTGCTACTCTGCAGTGGGCAGACAAGGTGGCGTGCAGGTGGTCTCCCTCAGCAGGAACGGCTGTGTGTACCACGGCATTGCCCAGCACGAGCTGAACCACGCGCTGGGTTTCTACCACGAGCATACCAGGAGTGACCGCGACTACTACGTGAGGATCAACTGGGCAAACATCTCACCAACAATGCAGTACAATTTCAACAAGGAGAACACCAACAACCTCAACACACCATACGATTACTCCTCCGTGATGCACTATGGGAAAACGGCTTTCTCCATCAACGGGCAGGACACCATCACTCCTATTCCTGATCCATCAGTGCCGATCGGACAGAGAGTGGACCTCTCAGCCATCGACATCAAGAGGATCAACATTCTCTACAATTGCTGA
- the LOC108414344 gene encoding high choriolytic enzyme 1-like, whose product MEPTASLSILALLLLGLSQAVPLMETQHVDITRNILTINNGSRELLVEGDIVLPRTRNALVCPSNNCFWKKSSNGLVLVPFTVSNDFSSSDRSVIASAMATFHSKTCVRFVSRTIEADYLSIESRDGCYSPVGRQGGVQVVSLSRNGCVYHGIAQHELNHALGFYHEHTRNDRDYYVRINWANISPTLQYNFNTENTNNLNTPYDYSSVMHYGKTAFSINGQDTITPIPDPSVPIGQRVDLSAIDVKRINILYNC is encoded by the exons ATGGAGCCCACagcctctctctccattctagCCCTGCTGCTGCTCGGCCTCTCGCAGGCTGTGCCTCTCATGGAGACTCAGCATGTGGACATCACAAGAAATATTCTGACAATCAACAACG GATCCAGGGAACTgttggtggagggagacatagTTTTACCAAGAACCAGGAATGCTCTGGTCTGCCCCAGCAACAACTGCTTTTGGAAGAAGTCCTCAAATGGCTTAGTACTGGTGCCTTTCACAGTGAGCAATGATTTCT CATCCTCTGACAGGTCTGTCATTGCCAGCGCTATGGCGACCTTCCACAGCAAAACCTGCGTTCGCTTTGTTTCCAGAACCATTGAAGCTGACTACCTCAGCATTGAGAGCAGAGATGG GTGCTACTCTCCAGTGGGCAGACAAGGTGGCGTGCAGGTGGTCTCCCTCAGCAGGAACGGCTGTGTGTACCACGGCATTGCCCAGCACGAGCTGAACCACGCGCTGGGTTTCTACCACGAGCATACCAGGAATGACCGCGACTACTACGTGAGGATCAACTGGGCAAACATCTCACCAACACTGCAGTACAATTTCAACACGGAGAACACCAACAACCTCAACACACCGTACGATTACTCCTCCGTGATGCACTATGGGAAAACGGCTTTCTCCATCAACGGGCAGGACACCATCACTCCTATTCCTGATCCATCAGTGCCGATCGGACAGAGAGTGGACCTGTCCGCCATCGACGTCAAGAGGATCAACATTCTCTACAATTGCTGA
- the LOC108421203 gene encoding high choriolytic enzyme 1-like, protein MEPTASLSILALLLLGLSQAVPLMETQHVDITRNILTINNGSRELLVEGDIVLPRTRNALVCPSNNCFWKKSSNGLVLVPFTVSNDFSSSDRSVIAGAMATFHSKTCIRFVSRTFEADYLSIQSRDGCYSAVGRQGGMQVVSLSRNGCVYHGIAQHELNHALGFYHEHTRSDRDYYVRINWANISPTLQYNFNKKETNNLNTPYDYSSVMHYGKTAFSINGQDTITPIPDPSVPIGQRVDLSAIDVKRINILYNC, encoded by the exons ATGGAGCCCACagcctctctctccattctagCCCTGCTGCTGCTCGGCCTCTCGCAGGCTGTGCCTCTCATGGAGACTCAGCATGTGGACATCACAagaaacattctgacaatcaaCAACG GATCCAGGGAACTgttggtggagggagacatagTTTTACCAAGAACCAGGAATGCTCTGGTCTGCCCCAGCAACAACTGCTTTTGGAAGAAGTCCTCAAATGGCTTAGTACTGGTGCCTTTCACAGTGAGCAATGATTTCT CTTCCTCTGACAGGTCTGTCATTGCCGGTGCCATGGCGACCTTCCACAGCAAAACCTGCATTCGCTTTGTTTCCAGAACCTTTGAAGCTGACTACCTCAGCATTCAGAGCAGAGATGG GTGCTACTCTGCAGTGGGCAGACAAGGTGGCATGCAGGTGGTCTCCCTCAGCAGGAACGGCTGTGTGTACCACGGCATTGCCCAGCACGAGCTGAACCACGCACTGGGTTTCTACCACGAGCATACCAGGAGTGACCGCGACTACTACGTGAGGATCAACTGGGCAAACATCTCACCAACACTGCAGTACAATTTCAACAAGAAGGAAACCAACAACCTCAACACACCGTACGATTACTCCTCCGTGATGCACTATGGGAAAACGGCTTTCTCCATCAACGGGCAGGACACCATCACTCCTATTCCTGATCCATCAGTGCCGATCGGACAGAGAGTGGACCTCTCCGCCATCGACGTCAAGAGGATCAACATTCTCTACAATTGCTGA
- the LOC119262457 gene encoding high choriolytic enzyme 1-like, whose translation MEPTASLSILALLLLGLSQAVPLMETQHVDITRNILTINNGSRELLVEGDIVLPRTRNALVCPSNNCFWKKSSNGLVLVPFTVSNDFSSSDRSVIAGAMATFHSKTCIRFVSRTFEADYLSIQSRDGCYSAVGRQGGVQVVSLSRNGCVYHGIAQHELNHALGFYHEHTRSDRDRYVRINWANISPTMQYNFNKENTNNLNTPYDYSSVMHYGKTAFSINGQDTITPIPDPSVPIGQRVDLSAIDIKRINILYNC comes from the exons ATGGAGCCCACagcctctctctccattctagCCCTGCTGCTGCTCGGCCTCTCGCAGGCTGTGCCTCTCATGGAGACTCAGCATGTGGACATCACAagaaacattctgacaatcaaCAACG GATCCAGGGAACTgttggtggagggagacatagTTTTACCAAGAACCAGGAATGCTCTGGTCTGCCCCAGCAACAACTGCTTTTGGAAGAAGTCCTCAAATGGCTTAGTACTGGTGCCTTTCACAGTGAGCAATGATTTCT CTTCCTCTGACAGGTCTGTCATTGCCGGCGCCATGGCGACCTTCCACAGCAAAACCTGCATTCGCTTTGTTTCTAGAACCTTTGAAGCTGACTACCTCAGCATTCAGAGCAGAGATGG GTGCTACTCTGCAGTGGGCAGACAAGGTGGAGTGCAGGTGGTCTCCCTCAGCAGGAACGGCTGTGTGTACCACGGCATTGCCCAGCACGAGCTGAACCATGCGCTGGGTTTCTACCACGAGCATACCAGGAGTGACCGTGACCGCTACGTGAGGATCAACTGGGCAAACATCTCACCAACAATGCAGTACAATTTCAACAAGGAGAACACCAACAACCTCAACACACCGTACGATTACTCCTCCGTGATGCACTATGGGAAAACGGCTTTCTCCATCAACGGGCAGGACACCATCACTCCTATTCCTGATCCATCAGTGCCGATCGGACAGAGAGTGGACCTCTCCGCCATTGACATCAAGAGGATCAACATTCTCTACAATTGCTGA